The following proteins are encoded in a genomic region of Nitrospiraceae bacterium:
- a CDS encoding glycosyltransferase family 4 protein, which translates to MVKNPRKRWLILTQYYSPEIGAPQIRLRCLANELREHGIDLEVLTALPNYPKGEIFPGYPTTKFSIREEIDGVPVRRVWIYPGSGKSPLIRLLNYLSFTLTALIAALFGPRPDVMFVESQPLSLGIVGLCMKWIRGVPYIYHVPDLQIDVARQMGFIKSEAFLRLALNLENLFLKKSWKVSTVTHRFIRHFEERGLPRTQITFLPNGADTRFLCPRPPCPELLDRWKLREKMVFVYVGTHAYYHGLDTLIHAANLLQDHKDLVFLMIGNGPERPRIIQLAKDLQLTNVVFGQSPYEEMARLYSISYASIATLRDLDVANQMRLSKVFPSLSCGVPVIYAGLGEASDVIRDNHCGMTVDPENPEKLAAAIEQLASDRAGRDSMGRAGRQLVEVDYSWKVIVTRWIQELGIWQQ; encoded by the coding sequence ATGGTAAAAAATCCTCGTAAGCGTTGGCTTATCCTCACGCAGTACTATTCCCCGGAAATTGGAGCCCCGCAAATCCGTTTACGCTGTCTGGCCAATGAATTGCGGGAGCACGGGATTGACCTAGAAGTTTTGACCGCTCTGCCCAACTATCCCAAGGGGGAAATTTTCCCTGGATATCCCACCACAAAATTCAGTATTCGTGAAGAAATCGATGGTGTTCCTGTCCGAAGGGTGTGGATTTATCCTGGCAGTGGAAAATCTCCTTTGATCCGGTTACTGAATTATCTGAGTTTCACCTTGACTGCCCTGATTGCCGCCCTATTTGGTCCTCGTCCCGATGTCATGTTTGTTGAATCCCAGCCGTTGTCTCTTGGCATCGTGGGCCTCTGCATGAAATGGATCAGAGGAGTTCCTTATATTTACCATGTGCCGGATTTGCAGATTGATGTTGCCAGGCAAATGGGGTTTATTAAAAGCGAGGCGTTTCTTCGGTTGGCCTTAAATTTGGAAAACCTTTTTCTGAAGAAGTCCTGGAAAGTGTCGACCGTCACTCACCGCTTTATTCGTCATTTTGAAGAACGTGGATTGCCTCGTACTCAGATTACCTTTCTTCCTAATGGGGCGGACACTCGGTTCCTCTGCCCCAGGCCCCCCTGTCCGGAATTGCTGGATCGATGGAAATTGAGAGAAAAGATGGTCTTTGTCTATGTTGGCACCCATGCGTATTACCATGGGTTGGACACACTGATCCACGCTGCCAATTTACTCCAGGACCATAAGGATCTTGTTTTCCTGATGATTGGCAATGGTCCCGAACGGCCACGGATTATTCAGTTGGCCAAAGATTTACAATTAACAAATGTGGTGTTTGGCCAGTCACCTTATGAGGAAATGGCCAGACTGTATTCGATCAGTTACGCCTCTATTGCGACGTTACGTGATCTGGATGTTGCGAATCAGATGCGGCTTTCAAAAGTGTTTCCTTCCCTGAGTTGTGGGGTTCCTGTCATTTATGCAGGTCTCGGAGAGGCCTCAGATGTGATTCGGGATAATCACTGTGGGATGACGGTGGATCCGGAAAATCCTGAGAAATTAGCCGCCGCCATTGAGCAACTCGCCTCTGATCGGGCCGGCCGTGATAGCATGGGAAGAGCTGGTAGGCAATTAGTCGAAGTTGACTATAGTTGGAAAGTTATTGTGACACGATGGATTCAAGAGCTTGGAATATGGCAGCAATAG
- a CDS encoding class I SAM-dependent methyltransferase, whose product MRNAYGKRQAEHHYSWFNPSYVFLMQERERLFLRTLKRHGFLPLETQHILEIGCGTGYWLREFIKWGARPQNINGIELLSERVDIAKQLSPQGVHIECGSGTKVGFSDGCLDLVLQSTVFSSILDFSTKQQIASEMLRVVKANGAILWYDFHVNNPRNPDVQGVNKREIFRLFPNCRIDLRRITLAPPLARFLAPYSLLTCYLLERLKIFNSHYLGVIRK is encoded by the coding sequence ATGCGAAATGCCTATGGCAAACGCCAAGCGGAACACCATTATTCATGGTTTAATCCCAGCTATGTTTTTTTGATGCAAGAACGGGAACGACTATTTTTGAGAACGTTGAAACGTCATGGTTTCTTACCATTAGAGACCCAGCATATTCTGGAAATTGGATGTGGTACGGGTTATTGGCTCCGAGAGTTCATTAAATGGGGCGCACGACCACAAAACATCAATGGAATTGAACTCTTGTCCGAACGAGTAGATATTGCCAAGCAGCTCTCTCCCCAAGGTGTGCATATCGAATGTGGAAGCGGGACCAAAGTCGGGTTTTCAGATGGGTGCTTGGATCTGGTGCTTCAGTCTACTGTTTTTTCTTCCATACTCGATTTCTCCACTAAGCAACAGATAGCATCAGAAATGTTACGGGTAGTCAAGGCAAATGGCGCCATACTTTGGTATGATTTTCATGTGAACAATCCAAGAAATCCTGATGTTCAGGGGGTGAATAAGCGTGAAATTTTTCGGCTTTTCCCGAATTGTCGAATCGACCTTAGACGAATAACGCTGGCCCCTCCTCTTGCAAGGTTTCTTGCCCCGTATTCTTTACTGACTTGTTACCTTCTGGAACGACTTAAAATTTTTAATTCCCATTATCTTGGAGTTATTCGCAAGTGA
- a CDS encoding DegT/DnrJ/EryC1/StrS family aminotransferase, whose translation MKQFLPFHVPDIGEEEIQSVVETLRSGWLTTGSKAKQFEAEFAQRVEARHAVALNSCTAALHLGLEAVGVTEGDEVIVPTMTFAATAEVVHYLKAKPVLVDCQADTLNIDVAQIEKAISPRTKAIIPVHYAGQPCAMDRILEIARVHHLKVIEDAAHALPTRYRGRMVGALGDITCFSFYSTKTITTGEGGMATTENAEWAERMRLLSLHGISRDAVNRYTPEGNWYYEICYPGYKYNLTDIAAALGIPQLHKCDHFAAIRKRYATLYNEGFKEIPEILVPHLADDVEHAWHLYVIQLNLECLRIGRNEMIDLMKKQGIGTSVHFIPLHLHPYYRDNYGYFPNDFPVASSVFERIISLPIYPKMTELDIQYVIEVVATLIKANRR comes from the coding sequence ATGAAGCAATTTTTACCTTTTCATGTTCCTGATATTGGCGAGGAAGAAATTCAGTCGGTGGTTGAGACCCTCCGTTCAGGGTGGTTGACTACCGGTTCAAAGGCCAAGCAGTTCGAGGCGGAATTTGCACAGCGGGTAGAGGCTCGACATGCTGTGGCCCTGAATTCCTGCACGGCTGCTTTGCATCTTGGCCTCGAAGCGGTTGGCGTGACCGAAGGCGATGAGGTCATTGTGCCCACCATGACCTTTGCCGCCACCGCAGAGGTGGTGCATTACCTTAAAGCGAAACCGGTGTTGGTGGACTGCCAGGCTGATACCTTGAATATTGATGTTGCTCAGATTGAAAAAGCGATTTCGCCCAGAACAAAGGCGATTATCCCTGTTCATTATGCCGGGCAGCCTTGTGCAATGGATCGCATTCTGGAGATTGCCAGAGTTCATCATTTGAAGGTCATTGAGGATGCTGCTCACGCTCTTCCGACACGTTATCGTGGAAGGATGGTCGGGGCATTGGGAGATATTACCTGCTTTTCTTTTTATTCAACCAAGACGATCACGACTGGTGAAGGGGGGATGGCCACGACTGAAAATGCCGAATGGGCAGAGCGCATGCGACTTTTAAGTCTGCACGGCATCTCGCGGGATGCCGTCAATCGATATACCCCTGAGGGCAATTGGTATTACGAGATTTGCTATCCGGGGTATAAGTATAATCTGACGGATATTGCGGCAGCATTAGGAATCCCTCAGCTACACAAATGCGACCATTTTGCAGCGATCCGAAAGCGGTATGCCACACTCTATAACGAAGGGTTTAAGGAGATTCCAGAAATTTTGGTTCCCCATTTGGCTGACGATGTGGAGCATGCCTGGCATCTTTATGTGATCCAATTGAACCTGGAGTGTCTGCGTATTGGACGCAACGAAATGATCGATCTTATGAAGAAACAGGGCATCGGAACCAGTGTGCATTTTATCCCCTTGCATCTTCACCCCTATTATAGAGATAATTACGGGTATTTCCCCAATGATTTCCCTGTGGCGAGTTCGGTATTTGAGCGCATTATATCTCTCCCCATTTATCCTAAAATGACAGAATTGGATATCCAATATGTCATTGAGGTGGTCGCAACGCTTATCAAAGCAAACCGCCGATAA
- a CDS encoding polysaccharide biosynthesis protein — translation MTKRVVDTLGAFLGLVACMPLFVVLALLIKMDSRGPVLFRQVRVGQGFRPFCLYKFRTMATDASQKGGELTIGEDPRVTRIGRFLRRLKLDELPQLFNVLIGDMSLVGPRPEVAYYVEKFKEDYHDVLTVRPGLTDLASLKYIDEQGLLGKVEKPEDEYTNTILPEKIRLAKLYIEHASLAFDLAVMAQTLLQLLGLRSVILKVTDRDNHDEVAFLEDSVIFHFIIKYRRPIIITLDLALIVLAYYLAFWLRFDGNIPDDARQLLLKTLPGLLVIRGIAFMIFRLNEGLWRYISIWDLKKITGGVLAGTMVFYGLVKWGFGLIEYPRSIFIIDSILLVGFLCGIRLAVRIFRERKVLRKTKRVLIIGAGDAGENIVREMQSHSTSSYTPIGFVDDDVSKVSKRIHGIKVLGTRQDLSRILHTHKPEEVLVALPGTNSAVLRDITALLAPFNVRIKTLPNLGDILEGKVTISQIRDLAIEDLLQRPPVGLDPQPVRNLIDGKRVLVTGAGGSIGSELCRQIVALAPKALILYERHENSLYAIAGELTDQGNAGVVHEVLGDITDIPRLHETFNSYRPEIIFHAAAHKHVPLMEVNPGEAFKNNVLGTRLVAEAAAHFGVEHFVLISTDKAVNPSSVMGATKRVAELVVQAMASQSQTRFLTVRFGNVLGSNGSVVPRFQKQIKAGGPVTVTHPEVRRYFMLIPEAVILVLQAAALGEQGAIYVLEMGGQIKLVDLARNLIRLSGHVPEKNIPIQFIGLRPGEKLEEELIGENERAVPSPIDKILRIQSTQSLDQKFLTNILSKLEDVQILGHSPSVIELLQQLVPTFHRPEILEPSAMSEEYQIH, via the coding sequence ATGACTAAGCGTGTTGTTGACACTCTTGGTGCGTTTTTAGGGTTAGTGGCGTGTATGCCCCTTTTTGTGGTGCTCGCTCTCCTTATCAAAATGGATTCGCGAGGGCCTGTCTTGTTTCGACAGGTGCGCGTGGGACAGGGCTTTCGCCCATTTTGTCTGTATAAGTTTCGCACGATGGCAACGGACGCCTCCCAAAAGGGAGGGGAGCTGACCATCGGCGAAGATCCTCGTGTGACTCGTATTGGAAGATTTTTGCGCCGGTTGAAACTTGACGAGCTCCCGCAGCTGTTCAATGTACTAATAGGGGATATGAGTCTGGTGGGCCCACGTCCTGAGGTGGCTTATTATGTGGAGAAATTCAAAGAGGACTATCACGATGTCTTGACGGTCAGGCCGGGGTTAACAGATTTGGCTTCTCTAAAGTACATTGATGAACAAGGGCTTCTCGGAAAGGTTGAGAAGCCAGAAGATGAGTACACGAATACGATTCTGCCAGAAAAAATCCGCTTAGCAAAATTATATATCGAACATGCCTCTTTAGCTTTTGATCTTGCTGTCATGGCCCAGACCTTATTGCAACTGCTGGGCTTGCGAAGTGTCATTTTAAAGGTCACCGATCGTGATAATCATGATGAGGTGGCTTTTCTTGAAGACTCGGTTATTTTTCATTTTATTATCAAATATCGGCGACCTATTATCATTACGTTGGATTTAGCACTGATTGTCTTGGCCTATTATTTGGCGTTCTGGTTGAGGTTTGACGGCAACATTCCCGACGACGCAAGGCAACTTTTACTTAAGACTTTGCCTGGTCTGCTTGTGATTCGTGGGATCGCCTTTATGATCTTTCGTCTCAATGAGGGACTTTGGCGGTATATTAGTATCTGGGACTTAAAGAAAATTACGGGTGGGGTGTTGGCTGGAACTATGGTGTTCTATGGCCTCGTCAAATGGGGGTTCGGTCTCATTGAGTATCCCCGGTCCATATTTATCATTGATAGTATTCTGTTGGTCGGGTTTCTTTGTGGGATCCGGCTTGCGGTCCGAATCTTTCGAGAGCGAAAGGTCTTGAGAAAGACGAAACGAGTCCTCATTATTGGGGCTGGTGATGCGGGGGAAAACATCGTTCGGGAGATGCAATCACATTCCACCTCCTCCTATACACCCATTGGATTTGTGGACGATGATGTTTCCAAAGTGAGCAAGCGGATCCATGGAATCAAAGTTCTGGGTACACGCCAGGATCTGTCACGCATTCTTCACACGCACAAACCCGAGGAAGTGTTAGTGGCTCTTCCCGGGACCAATTCAGCCGTTCTTCGGGATATTACTGCACTGTTGGCTCCCTTTAACGTCCGCATCAAAACCCTTCCGAATTTGGGCGATATTCTGGAAGGCAAAGTCACGATCAGTCAGATAAGGGATCTTGCCATTGAAGACCTGCTTCAGCGCCCACCGGTAGGATTGGATCCGCAGCCCGTGCGCAATTTAATCGACGGAAAGCGAGTCCTGGTGACCGGTGCAGGTGGATCTATTGGCTCGGAGCTCTGCCGTCAAATTGTCGCCCTTGCTCCCAAGGCCCTCATCTTATACGAACGACACGAAAACAGTTTATATGCGATTGCGGGCGAGCTGACGGACCAGGGTAATGCTGGTGTGGTTCATGAAGTGCTGGGTGATATCACGGATATTCCTCGTCTCCACGAGACATTCAATTCGTACCGTCCTGAGATTATTTTTCATGCGGCGGCCCACAAACATGTTCCGTTAATGGAGGTGAATCCAGGGGAAGCTTTCAAAAATAATGTCCTGGGCACAAGGTTGGTGGCCGAAGCGGCCGCGCACTTCGGTGTTGAGCATTTTGTGTTGATTTCTACCGATAAGGCGGTGAATCCGTCCAGCGTTATGGGGGCAACCAAACGGGTGGCGGAATTGGTCGTTCAGGCCATGGCGAGTCAGAGTCAGACACGGTTTTTGACCGTTCGCTTTGGCAATGTGTTGGGCAGTAATGGCAGTGTTGTGCCCCGCTTCCAAAAACAGATCAAGGCTGGGGGACCAGTCACGGTCACGCATCCGGAAGTGCGCCGCTACTTTATGCTTATTCCCGAAGCGGTGATCTTAGTGTTGCAGGCGGCTGCCCTTGGGGAGCAAGGCGCGATTTATGTCCTGGAGATGGGAGGTCAAATTAAACTGGTGGACCTTGCGCGTAACCTCATTCGACTCTCTGGTCATGTGCCTGAGAAAAATATTCCCATCCAGTTTATCGGTCTTCGCCCTGGAGAAAAACTCGAGGAGGAACTGATTGGGGAGAATGAACGAGCTGTGCCTTCACCAATTGATAAGATCCTTCGAATTCAATCGACACAATCTCTTGATCAGAAATTCCTGACCAATATTTTGAGCAAGCTGGAGGACGTCCAGATATTGGGGCATTCTCCCTCGGTGATTGAACTTCTTCAGCAGTTAGTGCCGACTTTTCATCGACCGGAAATTTTAGAACCATCTGCGATGAGTGAGGAATATCAAATTCATTGA
- a CDS encoding polysaccharide biosynthesis/export family protein — protein sequence MKIIIVVAIFVFLAGCNSEWKGMKTIDASSLEPNGYPTLSGKTNIERSSIVHGQEHEKISIDDPRYIIQPGDQLSIKFFFNPELNEEDLVVRPDGHISLQLVNEVKASDLTPLQLKGILEKKYVGQLKNPEIAVIVRSIREPYRIYVDGEVAKPGEYEMVGSISVLQAIARAGGMKEDTAKKSNVKVIREDQDGQRFVINVDLDGALNGGDLSQDIRLLPSDMVYVPRSFW from the coding sequence ATGAAGATTATAATTGTTGTGGCTATATTTGTTTTTCTGGCTGGGTGTAATTCGGAGTGGAAGGGAATGAAAACAATTGATGCTTCAAGTTTGGAGCCCAATGGTTACCCTACTCTTTCTGGAAAAACAAATATTGAACGTTCATCTATTGTGCATGGGCAAGAGCATGAAAAAATTAGTATCGATGATCCGCGTTACATAATTCAACCTGGCGACCAATTAAGCATAAAATTCTTTTTTAATCCAGAGCTAAACGAGGAAGATTTAGTGGTGCGGCCTGATGGGCATATTTCCCTTCAATTGGTTAATGAAGTTAAGGCATCAGATCTGACTCCCTTGCAGCTTAAAGGTATTTTGGAGAAAAAGTATGTTGGGCAATTAAAAAATCCAGAGATTGCCGTCATTGTTCGTTCCATAAGGGAGCCTTATAGAATCTATGTCGATGGAGAAGTGGCGAAACCGGGTGAATATGAAATGGTCGGATCAATTAGTGTGTTGCAAGCAATTGCGCGTGCCGGGGGTATGAAGGAAGATACGGCAAAGAAAAGCAATGTAAAAGTAATACGAGAGGATCAAGATGGTCAGAGATTTGTCATTAATGTGGATTTAGATGGGGCCCTCAATGGAGGAGATCTGAGTCAGGATATTCGACTGCTTCCTTCTGATATGGTCTATGTTCCAAGGTCATTTTGGTGA
- a CDS encoding polysaccharide biosynthesis/export family protein: protein MQLFHTQADLVSAEAQSGVIKEQIAEVDKELNRLRNLGPELDELRRQVTADEKNYINYLTKVGKTPPQDYQIQVGDQLDIKFFFNPELNETVLVRPDGRIALQLVGEITVVGHTVDQIRTILIKNYSGQLKNPEVAVLLRSSNVPGEEVSATVGDGNSGGKYGN, encoded by the coding sequence ATGCAATTATTTCATACTCAAGCCGACCTCGTTTCGGCTGAAGCACAAAGTGGCGTGATCAAGGAACAGATTGCCGAAGTAGACAAAGAACTGAATAGGCTGAGAAATTTGGGGCCGGAACTCGATGAACTTCGTCGCCAAGTCACAGCAGATGAAAAAAATTACATAAATTACCTCACCAAAGTAGGAAAGACCCCACCACAAGATTATCAAATTCAGGTGGGGGATCAGCTCGATATTAAATTCTTTTTTAATCCGGAACTCAATGAAACCGTTCTAGTCCGTCCAGATGGGCGTATTGCCTTACAGTTGGTCGGTGAAATTACTGTTGTTGGACATACGGTCGACCAAATTCGCACAATTTTGATTAAGAATTATTCCGGGCAACTCAAAAATCCTGAGGTTGCGGTCCTTCTTCGTTCATCAAACGTGCCTGGTGAGGAGGTTAGTGCAACAGTAGGTGATGGGAACTCTGGGGGGAAATATGGAAATTGA